A portion of the Rhodococcus pseudokoreensis genome contains these proteins:
- a CDS encoding thiolase family protein, protein MRDAVIVEAVRTPVGRRNGALKDIHPVDLSAMVLTALAERTGLDVAAVDDVVWGCVGQVGEQSANIARSAVLAAGWPEQVPGTTVDRQCGSSQQAIHFAAASVIAGHADVVVAGGVESMSRVPMGSARKAGPGVPFGPAVSRRYDNVDFNQGTGAEILAKRYDLSRARLDEYSLESHRRAGQAVDDGRFVKQITPVGLPDGTTLTVDEGIRRDSTLDALGSLSPAFAADGRITAGNASQISDGAAALLVTTSERARQLGLTPLARVHTATAVGDDPIAMLAGPIPATRKVLEMAGLDLDDIDAFEVNEAFASVVEAWLAATGARRERVNPLGGAIALGHPLGGSGARLATTLVHHLHTEGLRYGLQTMCEAGGMANATIFESLPA, encoded by the coding sequence ATGCGTGACGCAGTCATCGTCGAAGCCGTACGCACACCCGTCGGACGCCGCAACGGCGCCTTGAAGGACATCCATCCCGTGGACCTGTCCGCGATGGTGCTCACCGCGCTGGCCGAACGCACCGGACTCGACGTCGCTGCCGTCGACGACGTCGTGTGGGGATGTGTGGGCCAGGTCGGGGAACAATCGGCGAACATCGCCCGCAGCGCGGTCCTCGCCGCCGGCTGGCCGGAACAGGTTCCTGGCACCACCGTCGACCGTCAGTGCGGCTCGAGCCAGCAGGCGATCCACTTCGCGGCCGCCTCGGTCATCGCGGGCCACGCCGACGTGGTCGTCGCAGGCGGCGTCGAATCGATGTCCCGGGTGCCGATGGGCTCGGCCCGGAAGGCCGGACCGGGCGTCCCGTTCGGCCCCGCGGTGTCCCGTCGCTACGACAACGTCGATTTCAATCAGGGCACGGGCGCCGAAATCCTGGCGAAACGGTACGACCTCAGCCGCGCGCGACTCGACGAGTACAGCCTCGAATCACACCGTCGCGCAGGACAGGCCGTCGACGACGGCCGATTCGTCAAACAGATCACCCCGGTCGGGCTGCCCGACGGCACCACCCTCACGGTCGACGAGGGCATCCGGCGGGACTCCACCCTCGACGCACTCGGCTCCCTCTCACCCGCCTTCGCCGCCGACGGCCGCATCACCGCAGGCAACGCTTCCCAGATCTCCGACGGCGCCGCGGCACTGCTGGTCACCACCAGTGAGCGAGCACGACAACTCGGCTTGACTCCCCTGGCCCGCGTACACACCGCCACCGCCGTCGGCGACGACCCGATCGCCATGCTGGCCGGACCCATCCCGGCAACGCGGAAGGTGCTGGAGATGGCCGGACTGGATCTCGACGACATCGACGCGTTCGAGGTCAACGAGGCCTTCGCCAGCGTGGTCGAGGCCTGGCTCGCCGCGACCGGCGCCCGCCGCGAACGGGTCAACCCCCTCGGCGGCGCCATCGCCCTCGGGCATCCCCTCGGCGGTTCCGGTGCCCGGCTTGCCACCACTCTCGTGCACCACCTGCACACCGAGGGCCTGCGATACGGGTTGCAAACCATGTGCGAGGCCGGTGGCATGGCCAATGCCACCATCTTCGAATCTCTCCCGGCGTAA
- a CDS encoding acyl-CoA dehydrogenase family protein — MQRNIFDSDHDAFRDTVRQFIGKEVVPHIGEWEAAGLVPRELFTKTAEIGINGLQVPEEFGGGGIDSFLFNAIVIEEIGYAAATLGGLQVHLSTVLPYFFEYADADQKSRWFPGFADGTLVSSIAMTEPGTGSDLAGMATSAVRDGDDWILNGAKTFITGGINADLIIVVARTNRDVANRRDGLSLLVVEAGMHGFTRGRNLDKLGLKAQDTAELLFDNVRVPARNLLGEEGAAFSMLARNLPQERLTIAVNAQATATAALNLGSDYVKDRKVFGQRVADFQNTKFVLADCATELEAGQALVDRALVALDDGTLSVADAAKVKLFCTEMQSRVIDRCLQLHGGYGYMREYPITRLYADARVTRIFGGTSEVMKSVISRSLGL; from the coding sequence ATGCAACGCAACATCTTCGACTCCGACCACGACGCCTTCCGGGATACGGTGAGGCAGTTCATCGGCAAGGAGGTCGTGCCCCACATCGGGGAGTGGGAGGCCGCCGGGCTCGTCCCCCGCGAGCTGTTCACCAAGACCGCCGAGATCGGGATCAACGGCCTCCAGGTACCCGAGGAGTTCGGCGGCGGCGGAATCGACAGTTTCCTGTTCAACGCGATCGTCATCGAGGAAATCGGATACGCCGCAGCCACACTCGGCGGCCTGCAGGTCCACCTCAGCACCGTGCTTCCGTACTTCTTCGAATACGCCGACGCCGATCAGAAGTCGAGGTGGTTCCCGGGATTCGCGGACGGCACCCTGGTGTCGTCGATCGCGATGACTGAACCCGGCACCGGATCGGATCTGGCCGGCATGGCAACCAGCGCCGTGCGAGACGGTGACGACTGGATCCTCAACGGAGCCAAGACGTTCATCACCGGCGGCATCAACGCCGACCTGATCATCGTCGTGGCCCGCACGAACCGCGACGTCGCCAACCGGCGTGACGGGCTGTCGCTGCTCGTGGTCGAGGCCGGTATGCACGGTTTCACCCGCGGCCGCAACCTCGACAAGCTCGGCCTCAAAGCCCAGGACACGGCCGAACTGCTGTTCGACAACGTCCGGGTCCCTGCCCGCAACCTGCTGGGCGAGGAAGGCGCCGCCTTCTCGATGCTCGCCCGCAACCTGCCCCAGGAGCGGCTGACGATCGCCGTGAACGCACAGGCCACGGCGACGGCCGCGCTGAACCTCGGCTCCGACTACGTCAAGGACCGCAAGGTCTTCGGGCAACGGGTCGCCGACTTCCAGAACACCAAATTCGTCCTCGCCGACTGCGCGACCGAACTCGAAGCCGGGCAGGCCCTCGTCGACCGAGCGCTCGTCGCCCTCGACGACGGCACCCTGTCGGTGGCCGACGCCGCGAAGGTGAAGCTGTTCTGCACGGAGATGCAGTCCCGGGTGATCGATCGATGCCTGCAACTGCACGGCGGATACGGCTACATGCGCGAGTACCCGATCACCCGGCTCTACGCCGACGCCCGGGTCACCCGAATCTTCGGTGGTACCAGCGAAGTGATGAAGAGCGTCATCTCCCGATCCCTGGGCCTGTGA
- a CDS encoding LysR family transcriptional regulator: MFSLNQLTQFVAVAEEMHFGRAANRLRMTQPPLSRQIQLLEKDLDVLLFDRSSRAVKLTPAGKAFLADARRLLQQSERVALSVRKTSQGRTGILRVGFTGGSVYSGLETVLTSAQATIEDVEVELRELVTMDQLEALSEGSLDLGLVRPPVTRPDLASHPLLREPLVVAIPIEHELAALTRPVDVTDLHGVDVVMYTPIESRYFFELLSSVFHEASVAPVVVQYMHQFHSMLALVNLGWGLALVPESASKMHFDGVTYRPLTTPRPAQVELDLVWRIDNENPALARLLAKLVAETPVDPAPRGAESDT, translated from the coding sequence ATGTTTTCTCTCAATCAGCTGACGCAATTCGTGGCCGTCGCCGAGGAAATGCACTTCGGGCGGGCCGCGAATCGGCTGCGCATGACACAGCCACCGCTGAGCCGGCAGATCCAGCTCCTCGAGAAGGACCTCGACGTCCTGCTCTTCGACCGCTCGAGCCGGGCGGTCAAACTCACTCCGGCGGGCAAGGCGTTCCTGGCCGATGCTCGCAGGCTGCTGCAGCAGTCCGAGCGCGTCGCGCTGTCGGTGCGCAAGACGTCCCAGGGCCGGACGGGCATTCTGCGGGTCGGATTCACGGGCGGCAGCGTCTACTCGGGCCTCGAGACCGTGCTGACTTCCGCCCAGGCGACCATCGAGGACGTCGAGGTCGAACTGCGGGAGTTGGTGACCATGGATCAGCTCGAGGCGCTGTCGGAGGGCTCGCTGGACCTCGGCCTGGTCCGTCCACCGGTGACGCGGCCCGACCTGGCCTCACACCCGCTGCTGCGTGAACCGCTCGTCGTCGCCATTCCCATCGAGCACGAGTTGGCCGCCCTGACCAGGCCCGTCGACGTCACCGACCTGCACGGGGTCGACGTCGTGATGTACACGCCCATCGAGTCGCGGTACTTCTTCGAACTGCTGTCCTCGGTGTTCCACGAGGCCTCGGTTGCCCCCGTCGTCGTCCAGTACATGCACCAGTTCCACAGCATGCTCGCCCTGGTCAACCTCGGCTGGGGTCTCGCCCTCGTGCCGGAATCGGCGAGCAAGATGCACTTCGACGGTGTCACGTACCGGCCGTTGACCACCCCACGCCCGGCCCAGGTGGAGTTGGACCTGGTGTGGCGGATCGACAACGAGAATCCGGCCCTGGCGCGCCTGCTCGCGAAGTTGGTTGCCGAGACGCCCGTGGACCCGGCGCCACGAGGCGCCGAGTCTGATACCTAA
- the kdgD gene encoding 5-dehydro-4-deoxyglucarate dehydratase has translation MTTASPQEIARKLGSGLLSFPVTHLHEDGSFDEAAYRENIGWLSQFDASGLFAAGGTGEFFSLTPAEVEQVVTAAVREAPEGLPVIAPAGYGTATAVEMARSAERAGAHGILLLPPYLTEASQDGLVAHVKQVCAATDLGVTIYSRANAVYTEAAVAELVDSCPNLVGFKDGVGNIEQMTRIYAGIGDRLTYVGGLPTAEMFALPYLALGVTTYSSAIYNFVPQFALDFYNALRSGDNAFVINALNEFVIPYCNLRNKKQGYAVSIIKAGMKVIGRPAGPVRSPLTDLDDVELAELADLIKKVS, from the coding sequence ATGACCACCGCCTCGCCCCAGGAGATCGCACGCAAGCTCGGCTCCGGTCTGTTGTCGTTCCCGGTCACGCACCTACACGAGGACGGATCGTTCGACGAGGCGGCCTACCGCGAGAACATCGGCTGGCTCAGCCAGTTCGACGCGTCGGGACTGTTCGCGGCCGGCGGCACCGGCGAGTTCTTCTCCCTCACCCCGGCCGAGGTCGAGCAGGTCGTCACCGCCGCGGTCCGGGAGGCTCCCGAAGGTCTGCCGGTGATCGCCCCCGCCGGCTACGGCACCGCGACCGCGGTCGAGATGGCCCGGTCCGCCGAACGTGCAGGCGCGCACGGAATCCTGTTGCTTCCGCCCTACCTGACCGAGGCCAGCCAGGACGGTTTGGTCGCGCACGTCAAGCAGGTCTGCGCCGCCACCGATCTCGGTGTCACCATCTACTCCCGCGCCAACGCCGTCTACACCGAGGCGGCCGTCGCCGAACTCGTCGACAGCTGCCCGAACCTGGTGGGATTCAAGGACGGGGTCGGCAACATCGAGCAGATGACCCGCATCTACGCCGGCATCGGCGACCGCCTCACCTACGTCGGCGGGTTGCCGACCGCGGAGATGTTCGCTCTGCCGTATCTGGCACTCGGTGTGACGACGTATTCGTCGGCGATCTACAACTTCGTCCCGCAATTCGCACTCGACTTCTACAACGCCCTCCGCAGCGGGGACAACGCGTTCGTCATCAACGCCCTCAACGAGTTCGTGATCCCGTACTGCAACCTGCGCAACAAGAAGCAGGGATACGCCGTCAGCATCATCAAGGCAGGCATGAAGGTCATCGGTCGGCCTGCCGGCCCCGTCCGCAGCCCGCTCACCGACCTCGATGACGTCGAACTCGCCGAACTCGCCGACCTGATCAAGAAGGTGAGCTGA
- a CDS encoding DUF389 domain-containing protein: MFTGDREAKRSAFWVMLTLSALIAVSGVVADSTATVIGAMIVAPLSTPILGVGLGITTGRASLIGKSLLVVALGAVLVVVLGAGIVQLVPNTTDVLTNSQVLGRTSPTLMDLTAALATGLVGAIAAARRDVGDVLPGVAIAISLVPPLAVVGVCLGSGAPALAAGAAVLFASNVLAMIITASVVFVAAGYAAEAESTAGSSRVRAYTVLAAALVAVAIPMVVNSLASVWAGQITTAAQQWLEDVPGAQVTDVSWQGHTASVSVLGPAELPPISALENSVDALVPWHPRLLVVHTVGARISAE; this comes from the coding sequence ATGTTCACGGGTGACCGCGAGGCGAAGCGGTCCGCGTTCTGGGTGATGTTGACCCTGTCTGCGCTCATCGCGGTGTCCGGCGTCGTCGCGGACTCGACCGCCACGGTCATCGGTGCCATGATCGTCGCGCCGCTGTCGACACCGATCCTCGGTGTCGGGCTGGGCATCACCACCGGGCGGGCCTCGCTGATCGGGAAAAGTCTCCTCGTGGTGGCGCTCGGCGCGGTACTCGTCGTCGTCCTCGGGGCCGGGATCGTCCAGCTGGTGCCCAACACCACCGACGTGCTCACGAACTCGCAGGTGCTCGGGCGGACGTCACCGACACTGATGGACCTGACGGCCGCACTCGCCACGGGACTCGTCGGCGCCATCGCTGCGGCACGCCGGGACGTCGGCGACGTACTGCCCGGCGTCGCCATTGCGATCTCCCTGGTCCCGCCGCTGGCGGTGGTCGGGGTCTGTCTGGGCTCCGGTGCACCGGCCCTCGCGGCAGGCGCTGCGGTGCTGTTCGCGTCGAACGTCCTGGCGATGATCATCACCGCCAGCGTCGTGTTCGTCGCCGCGGGGTACGCGGCCGAGGCCGAGTCGACGGCCGGCAGCAGTCGGGTCAGGGCGTACACGGTACTCGCGGCGGCCTTGGTGGCCGTGGCCATCCCGATGGTCGTCAACTCACTGGCGTCGGTGTGGGCCGGGCAGATCACGACAGCGGCGCAGCAATGGCTCGAGGACGTACCCGGCGCCCAGGTGACCGACGTGTCCTGGCAGGGTCATACCGCGTCCGTCTCCGTCCTCGGCCCGGCCGAACTGCCCCCGATCAGCGCACTCGAGAACTCCGTCGACGCCCTCGTGCCCTGGCACCCCCGCCTGCTCGTCGTCCACACCGTGGGTGCGCGGATCTCCGCCGAATAG
- a CDS encoding SDR family NAD(P)-dependent oxidoreductase — protein sequence MDIKGINAVVTGGASGLGLATATRLIDGGATVTLVDLPTSDGAARAEELGPGARFVAADVADADNVSAAFAAATEQGPLRAVVHCAGRGRPMRVLDKSGTAAELEPFESVIRLNVIGSFNVLRFAAQAMAGNEPLDGDRGVCVLTASVAAFEGQIGQINYAAAKAAVVGMTLPAARDLAGVGIRVCTIAPGTFDTPLLARARDDVRASLAASVPHPRRLGDPSEFAALAAHIVENGMLNGETIRLDGAIRMAPR from the coding sequence GTGGACATCAAGGGAATCAATGCCGTCGTCACCGGCGGAGCCTCCGGTCTCGGACTGGCCACCGCCACCCGCCTGATCGACGGCGGCGCCACCGTCACACTGGTCGATCTGCCCACCTCGGACGGTGCGGCCCGCGCCGAAGAACTCGGCCCCGGTGCCCGATTCGTCGCGGCAGATGTCGCAGACGCCGACAACGTGTCCGCGGCCTTCGCCGCCGCCACCGAGCAGGGACCGTTGCGGGCCGTCGTCCACTGCGCCGGACGTGGCCGTCCCATGCGGGTGCTGGACAAGTCGGGCACGGCCGCCGAGCTCGAGCCGTTCGAATCGGTGATCCGGCTGAACGTGATCGGCAGTTTCAACGTACTGCGGTTCGCCGCCCAGGCCATGGCAGGCAACGAGCCTCTCGACGGTGACCGCGGCGTGTGCGTACTCACCGCATCCGTCGCCGCGTTCGAGGGACAGATCGGCCAGATCAACTACGCCGCAGCCAAGGCCGCCGTCGTGGGGATGACGTTGCCCGCGGCACGGGACCTCGCCGGCGTGGGAATTCGGGTCTGCACCATCGCCCCCGGCACGTTCGACACTCCCCTGCTGGCGAGGGCACGCGACGATGTCCGGGCGTCGCTCGCGGCCTCGGTGCCGCATCCGCGCAGGCTGGGCGACCCCTCCGAGTTCGCCGCCCTGGCCGCGCACATCGTCGAAAACGGCATGCTCAACGGAGAAACCATTCGCCTCGACGGCGCCATCCGAATGGCTCCGCGATGA
- a CDS encoding aldehyde dehydrogenase (NADP(+)) gives MTASHTIELTGTSLIGADDIPGTRSPFQATDPATGAALGPIYHEADEAAVARAAELAWEAFGSYRHTSFEQRAAFLDTIAAELDDLGSALIDRVHAETGIPTARVQGELARTTGQLRLFAAVVREGSWTGARLDTPNPDRTPLPKPDLRQRKVPLGPVAVFAASNFPLAFSVAGGDTASALAAGAPVIVKAHSAHPGTSELVGRAIRNAVRAHNLPEGTFSLVFGSGQTVGIALVTDPRIRAVGFTGSQQAGIALTAAAAARPVPIPVYAEMSSINPVFVLPGALADRAEELGSEFIASMTTGVGQLCTSPGLVFLVDAPGADQFVRAAADAVRAASPAPMLYPGIATSFADGARRLTANENIDTVAVADTAPAQAGCSGVPHLFVTTGEQFLDDHQLQDEVFGPASVIVRVADVAQLTAIIDRLEGQLTATIQAAPTDHAHARALVDRLELIAGRVLFNGWPTGVEVGHAIVHGGPFPATTAPSTTSVGSRAIERFLRPVAYQNVPEELLADELRTDNPLGIWRRIDGAVTQS, from the coding sequence GTGACCGCCTCGCACACAATCGAACTCACCGGTACCTCGCTCATCGGTGCGGACGACATTCCCGGCACCCGGTCCCCGTTCCAGGCCACCGACCCGGCCACGGGCGCCGCACTCGGGCCGATCTACCACGAGGCCGACGAGGCGGCTGTCGCGAGGGCGGCCGAACTCGCCTGGGAGGCCTTCGGCAGCTACCGGCACACCAGCTTCGAGCAGCGGGCCGCGTTCCTCGACACGATCGCAGCCGAACTCGACGACCTGGGTTCGGCGCTGATCGACCGGGTTCACGCCGAAACCGGTATCCCCACCGCGCGGGTGCAAGGTGAACTCGCCCGCACCACCGGCCAGCTTCGACTGTTCGCCGCGGTGGTCCGGGAGGGCAGCTGGACCGGCGCCCGCCTCGACACCCCGAACCCCGACCGCACGCCGTTGCCGAAGCCGGACCTGCGTCAGCGCAAGGTGCCGCTCGGCCCGGTCGCCGTGTTCGCCGCCAGCAACTTCCCGCTCGCATTCTCGGTCGCCGGCGGCGACACCGCCTCCGCGCTCGCCGCCGGGGCACCGGTGATCGTGAAGGCGCATTCGGCGCACCCCGGCACGTCGGAACTGGTCGGCCGGGCGATCCGCAACGCGGTTCGCGCTCACAACCTGCCCGAGGGCACCTTCTCCCTCGTGTTCGGCTCGGGTCAGACCGTCGGCATCGCACTCGTCACCGACCCGCGCATCCGCGCAGTCGGATTCACCGGGTCCCAGCAGGCCGGGATCGCCCTCACCGCAGCCGCGGCGGCGCGTCCGGTGCCCATCCCGGTGTACGCCGAGATGTCCAGCATCAACCCGGTCTTCGTCCTGCCCGGTGCCCTCGCCGACCGGGCCGAAGAACTCGGCTCGGAGTTCATCGCGTCGATGACGACCGGCGTCGGTCAGCTCTGCACCAGCCCCGGCCTCGTCTTCCTCGTCGATGCTCCCGGCGCTGACCAGTTCGTCCGGGCGGCCGCCGACGCCGTGCGCGCTGCCAGCCCGGCACCGATGCTCTACCCCGGAATCGCGACGTCGTTCGCCGACGGCGCCCGCCGACTGACGGCGAACGAGAACATCGACACAGTCGCTGTCGCCGACACCGCTCCCGCTCAGGCCGGGTGCTCCGGGGTGCCGCACCTGTTCGTCACCACCGGCGAGCAATTCCTCGACGACCATCAGCTCCAGGACGAGGTCTTCGGCCCGGCTTCGGTGATCGTCCGAGTCGCCGACGTGGCACAACTGACCGCGATCATCGACCGCCTGGAGGGGCAGCTGACCGCCACGATCCAGGCCGCCCCGACCGATCACGCGCACGCGCGCGCCCTCGTCGACCGGCTCGAACTCATCGCAGGCCGGGTGCTGTTCAACGGGTGGCCCACCGGGGTCGAGGTCGGCCACGCCATCGTGCACGGCGGGCCGTTCCCCGCCACCACCGCGCCGTCGACGACGTCCGTCGGTAGCCGTGCCATCGAACGCTTCCTGCGCCCGGTCGCCTACCAGAACGTTCCCGAGGAACTCCTCGCCGACGAACTGCGCACCGACAACCCACTCGGCATCTGGCGGCGCATCGACGGCGCCGTGACGCAGAGCTGA
- a CDS encoding L-talarate/galactarate dehydratase: MSTNSLASRPTSALAAPDAAIKALAAGAATLDRIESVKLSSITLPLKNPISDAKVLTGRQKPMTEVAFLFAEIRTEQGHEGIGFSYSKRAGGPAQFAHAQEIAPVLIGEDPNDIAKIWTKLVWAGASVGRSGVATQAIAAVDIALWDLKAKRAGLPIAKLLGSHRDSVQTYNTSGGFLHTPIEQVLENASASLASGIGGIKIKVGQPDWKQDIARLEKVREHLGDEVPLMVDANQQWDRPTAMRMGRIFDKFNLIWIEEPLDAYDAEGHAHLARSLDTSIATGEMLASVGEHVRLIEAGAVDIIQPDAPRIGGITQFLKLATLAEQKHLQLAPHFAMEIHLHLAAVYPYEPWVEHFDWLDPLFNEHLEIRDGRMHLSDRPGLGFTLSDQARAWTVGTAEFGK; this comes from the coding sequence ATGTCCACCAATTCCCTCGCGAGCCGCCCGACCAGCGCGCTGGCAGCACCCGACGCCGCGATCAAGGCACTGGCGGCCGGTGCGGCCACGCTCGACCGCATCGAGTCGGTGAAGCTGTCCTCGATCACCCTGCCGTTGAAGAACCCCATCAGCGACGCCAAGGTGCTCACCGGCCGGCAGAAGCCGATGACCGAGGTCGCGTTCCTGTTTGCCGAGATCCGCACCGAGCAGGGCCACGAGGGCATCGGATTCAGCTACTCCAAACGAGCAGGCGGCCCCGCCCAGTTCGCCCACGCGCAGGAGATCGCGCCGGTCCTGATCGGTGAGGACCCCAACGACATCGCCAAGATCTGGACCAAACTGGTCTGGGCCGGAGCGTCCGTCGGTCGCAGCGGCGTCGCCACCCAGGCCATCGCCGCCGTCGACATCGCACTGTGGGACCTCAAGGCCAAGCGCGCCGGTCTGCCGATCGCCAAACTGCTCGGCTCCCATCGTGATTCGGTGCAGACCTACAACACGTCCGGTGGTTTCCTCCACACCCCGATCGAGCAGGTCCTCGAGAACGCCTCGGCGTCGCTGGCCAGCGGCATCGGCGGCATCAAGATCAAGGTCGGCCAGCCCGACTGGAAGCAGGACATCGCCCGGCTGGAGAAGGTCCGCGAGCACCTCGGCGACGAGGTCCCGCTGATGGTGGACGCGAACCAGCAGTGGGACCGCCCCACCGCGATGCGGATGGGTCGAATCTTCGACAAGTTCAACCTGATCTGGATCGAGGAACCCCTCGACGCCTACGACGCCGAAGGCCATGCGCACCTCGCACGCAGCCTCGACACGTCCATCGCCACCGGTGAGATGCTCGCCAGCGTCGGCGAGCACGTGCGCCTGATCGAGGCCGGTGCGGTCGACATCATCCAGCCCGACGCACCGCGCATCGGTGGCATCACCCAGTTCCTGAAGTTGGCCACCCTCGCCGAGCAGAAGCATTTGCAGCTCGCGCCGCACTTCGCGATGGAGATCCACCTGCACCTCGCCGCGGTCTACCCCTACGAGCCGTGGGTCGAGCACTTCGACTGGCTCGATCCGCTGTTCAACGAACACCTCGAGATCCGTGACGGCCGCATGCACCTGTCCGACCGTCCCGGCCTCGGCTTCACCCTCAGCGACCAGGCCCGCGCCTGGACCGTGGGAACCGCCGAATTCGGCAAGTAA
- a CDS encoding NAD(P)H-dependent flavin oxidoreductase — protein sequence MTLPPILQDRLRLPVVASPMFIVSGPDLVIAQSTSGVVGSFPSLNARPQPVLREWLTRITEELAKHDANNPETPSAPYAVNLIVHKSNDRLDEDLATIVEFQVPIVITSLGARSDVNDAVHSYGGIVLHDVINNKFAKKAVEKGADGLIAVAAGAGGHAGTLSPFALLQEIREWFDGPVLLSGSIAHGRSVLAAQAAGADLAYIGSAFIATEEATADQRYKQMTVDSTASDIVYSNLFTGVHGNYLRGSIEAAGLDPNNLAVSDPTAMDFGVGEDADTSTKTEAKPWRDIWGAGQGIGAVDAIVPAAQIVERLDREYTDAHQRLRRM from the coding sequence GTGACCTTGCCCCCGATCCTGCAAGACCGGCTCCGCCTGCCCGTCGTGGCATCGCCGATGTTCATCGTCTCCGGCCCCGACCTGGTCATCGCCCAATCCACCTCCGGCGTCGTCGGATCCTTCCCCTCCCTCAACGCCCGCCCCCAACCCGTGCTGCGCGAATGGCTCACCCGCATCACCGAAGAACTCGCCAAACACGACGCCAACAACCCCGAAACACCCTCCGCCCCCTACGCCGTCAACCTCATCGTCCACAAGAGCAACGACCGCCTCGACGAAGACCTCGCCACCATCGTCGAATTCCAGGTCCCCATCGTCATCACCTCCCTCGGCGCCCGCAGCGACGTCAACGACGCCGTCCACAGCTACGGCGGCATCGTCCTCCACGACGTCATCAACAACAAGTTCGCCAAAAAGGCCGTCGAGAAGGGCGCCGACGGACTCATCGCCGTCGCCGCAGGCGCCGGCGGACACGCAGGCACCCTCTCCCCCTTCGCCCTCCTCCAGGAAATCCGCGAATGGTTCGACGGACCGGTCCTGCTGTCCGGCTCCATCGCCCACGGCCGCTCCGTCCTCGCCGCCCAGGCCGCAGGCGCCGACCTCGCCTACATCGGCTCCGCGTTCATCGCCACCGAAGAAGCCACCGCCGACCAGCGCTACAAGCAGATGACCGTCGACTCCACCGCATCCGACATCGTGTACTCCAACCTCTTCACCGGAGTACACGGCAACTACCTGCGCGGCAGCATCGAAGCCGCCGGACTCGACCCCAACAACCTCGCCGTCTCCGACCCGACCGCCATGGACTTCGGCGTCGGCGAAGACGCCGACACGAGCACGAAAACGGAAGCCAAGCCCTGGCGCGACATCTGGGGCGCCGGACAGGGCATCGGCGCCGTCGACGCAATCGTCCCCGCAGCGCAGATCGTCGAACGCCTCGATCGCGAATACACCGACGCGCACCAACGCCTGCGCCGCATGTGA